From the Acidicapsa ligni genome, one window contains:
- a CDS encoding regulatory protein RecX, with translation MPFPRKSSKPQVWLSEPALHEYALQSLGRRMRSEADLRRLMRAKVEPDEAGAAKVSVVVARLKEYGYLDDTAYADNYVRLRQQNEKQGQRRVRQDLGQKGVSKEIISQTIEARYADISEETLARQHLERKRIRKPENEKETARVMRRLVTAGFSPTVIYKILRQWDVSDEALATLDNLEDDAPADE, from the coding sequence ATGCCGTTTCCGCGCAAATCCTCTAAGCCGCAGGTCTGGCTGAGCGAACCTGCATTGCATGAGTACGCCCTCCAGTCGCTCGGCCGCCGCATGCGAAGCGAGGCAGATCTGCGCCGCCTGATGCGCGCCAAAGTCGAGCCCGACGAAGCAGGAGCAGCCAAGGTCTCCGTCGTCGTAGCGCGCCTCAAAGAATACGGCTATCTGGACGACACCGCCTATGCCGATAACTACGTGCGGCTCCGTCAGCAGAATGAAAAACAAGGCCAACGCCGCGTCCGTCAGGATCTAGGCCAGAAAGGTGTTTCGAAGGAAATCATCAGCCAGACCATCGAAGCCCGCTATGCAGACATCAGCGAAGAAACACTCGCCCGCCAGCACCTCGAACGCAAGCGCATCCGCAAGCCAGAAAACGAGAAGGAAACCGCCCGCGTAATGCGCCGTTTAGTCACCGCAGGCTTCTCGCCCACCGTCATCTACAAAATCCTGCGCCAATGGGATGTTTCCGATGAAGCTCTAGCCACGCTGGACAACCTGGAAGACGATGCGCCTGCGGACGAGTAA